One window of Lawsonibacter asaccharolyticus genomic DNA carries:
- a CDS encoding MATE efflux family protein — protein sequence MEGQEEQKEKTSKRKTLIKDLTEGSVPRELMLFALPLALSGVLQAVYNMVDMVVVGRCLESAGVSAVSIGGDLMMVLTFVAMGFSNAAQVIISQYVGANHPEKVSKMIGTLFTFLGGCAIAMTVIFLLLRNSILVWVKTPAESWDYTMDYVVTCMIGLVFIYGYNLVSAILRGMGDSRHPFLFIAIASVLNAILDVVFVVSWDMEVFGAALATVIGQAVSFLCALMILYRRRAEFLFDFRPKSFRITRDTLLPLISLGIPMSIQSAAVSISRVYVNSWVNSYGVIASAVSGMGHKLEMFNNTIVHGFTTAGSSMVAQCIGAKKYKRVTEVILTLLAINGAASGVFILCTVCWPRAVFGIFLSEPEALDMAVTYVPVAVVSFIGSIIRPSMLSLINGSGNSRLNLAVALLDGVIVRIGLALLLGLCFHLGVYGFWYGNAFAGWVPFFVGTIYYFSGSWKRSGRLLRKD from the coding sequence ATGGAAGGACAGGAGGAGCAAAAGGAAAAAACTTCGAAAAGAAAAACGCTGATAAAGGACCTCACGGAGGGGAGCGTACCTAGAGAGCTGATGCTCTTTGCGCTGCCGCTTGCCCTCTCAGGTGTCCTTCAGGCGGTCTATAATATGGTAGATATGGTGGTTGTGGGGCGCTGTTTGGAAAGCGCAGGTGTGTCAGCGGTATCCATTGGCGGCGATCTGATGATGGTGCTGACCTTCGTAGCAATGGGATTTTCCAATGCAGCACAAGTGATCATTTCACAGTATGTCGGTGCAAACCACCCCGAAAAGGTTTCCAAAATGATTGGGACACTCTTTACCTTCTTGGGTGGGTGCGCAATTGCTATGACTGTGATATTTCTGCTGTTGCGTAACTCTATTCTTGTATGGGTCAAGACGCCGGCAGAATCCTGGGACTATACGATGGACTACGTTGTTACCTGTATGATAGGATTGGTCTTTATCTACGGTTATAACCTGGTCAGCGCCATTCTGCGCGGCATGGGGGATTCCAGACACCCGTTTTTATTTATTGCAATCGCCTCCGTCCTGAACGCGATTCTGGATGTTGTATTTGTGGTGTCCTGGGATATGGAGGTGTTTGGAGCAGCCTTGGCCACCGTGATCGGGCAGGCAGTCAGCTTTCTCTGTGCCTTGATGATCTTGTACCGGAGACGGGCGGAGTTCCTATTTGACTTTAGACCGAAAAGTTTCCGAATTACAAGAGACACATTGCTTCCACTGATCTCACTGGGGATCCCTATGTCAATTCAATCCGCTGCTGTCAGTATTTCCAGGGTGTATGTCAACTCTTGGGTCAACTCCTATGGGGTGATTGCCTCGGCAGTCTCCGGAATGGGACATAAACTGGAGATGTTCAACAACACCATTGTCCATGGTTTTACAACAGCGGGGTCCTCCATGGTGGCACAGTGCATTGGTGCAAAAAAATACAAGAGAGTCACCGAAGTGATCCTGACGCTCCTGGCGATCAATGGTGCTGCCAGCGGCGTATTTATCCTGTGTACGGTCTGCTGGCCTCGGGCGGTTTTTGGGATCTTCCTCAGCGAGCCGGAGGCGCTGGATATGGCGGTGACCTATGTGCCCGTGGCGGTGGTCTCCTTTATTGGCTCGATCATCCGGCCGTCCATGCTTTCACTGATTAACGGGTCTGGAAATTCCAGGTTGAACCTTGCTGTGGCACTGTTGGATGGAGTCATTGTCCGGATAGGGTTGGCGTTGCTGCTGGGCCTCTGCTTCCATCTGGGAGTTTACGGCTTCTGGTATGGCAATGCCTTTGCGGGCTGGGTGCCCTTCTTCGTTGGGACGATCTATTATTTCAGTGGCAGCTGGAAACGGAGTGGCCGGTTGCTTAGAAAAGACTGA
- a CDS encoding phosphoglucomutase codes for MCWETAYEQWLNAPALSQQEQEELRAIQKDKMELRERFCAPLAFGTAGLRGTMKVGLHHMNVHVVRWVTQGFAEVICAESDWAGDRKAAVCMDGRKNSRRFAEAAAEVLAANGITVYLFDGPRPTPELSFAVRAYGCLAGINITASHNPKEYNGYKAYWCDGAQLQTETAMAVSARLEEIDVFAGPKRMDLQRGIELGRICLLGRSCDEAYLKAVEELSTVWPGMEADKEKVKIVYTPLHGCGYQLVPEILCRTGLQRLLCEPSQMVLDGDFSTVESPNPEYPESFARAAELAIRENADLILGTDPDCDRVGLLVRGPSGKFLPLSGNQTGVLLLDYLIGAQRRSGRLPQKAIVLKTIVTTDMARAIAQDNGIACYDTFTGFRFLAQRMEQLEQAGAGEVIFSFEEAYGCMIGHHVRDKDGVSTAMLIGEMAAWYAGQNCSLYDALQALYTRYGWYGERTEQFYRTGQAGAKEIADFMTHLREAPPKQILGTRVVAVRDYLSDDQQSKERKRSAPAQASNVLRLVLQDGAELVVRPSGTEPKIKFYILVCGDTPEKRDALLERYASWINGLEIAR; via the coding sequence ATGTGTTGGGAAACAGCTTACGAGCAGTGGTTGAACGCGCCTGCCCTGTCCCAACAGGAACAGGAAGAGCTGAGGGCCATTCAGAAGGACAAGATGGAACTGCGAGAGCGTTTTTGCGCCCCTTTGGCTTTCGGTACCGCCGGACTTCGCGGGACGATGAAAGTGGGTCTACACCATATGAATGTCCATGTTGTCCGGTGGGTGACCCAGGGATTTGCCGAGGTAATCTGTGCCGAGTCTGATTGGGCCGGGGACCGAAAGGCCGCGGTATGCATGGATGGGCGTAAGAACAGCCGGCGTTTTGCCGAAGCGGCCGCAGAGGTACTGGCTGCCAATGGCATAACGGTTTATCTCTTTGACGGCCCTCGCCCAACTCCGGAGCTCTCCTTTGCCGTGCGGGCCTATGGGTGCCTGGCAGGCATCAATATCACGGCCAGCCACAACCCCAAAGAATACAACGGATATAAAGCGTACTGGTGTGATGGGGCCCAGCTACAGACAGAGACGGCGATGGCTGTTTCCGCACGGCTTGAAGAAATCGATGTGTTTGCTGGGCCAAAGCGTATGGATCTTCAGCGTGGGATTGAGCTGGGACGGATTTGTTTGCTGGGACGGTCCTGCGATGAGGCATATCTAAAAGCGGTGGAGGAGCTGTCCACTGTCTGGCCGGGGATGGAAGCTGATAAAGAGAAAGTCAAAATCGTGTATACGCCCCTCCACGGCTGCGGATACCAGCTGGTACCAGAAATCCTGTGCCGGACGGGGTTGCAGAGACTGCTCTGCGAACCCAGTCAAATGGTGTTGGATGGGGATTTTTCTACAGTGGAATCGCCCAATCCGGAATATCCGGAGAGCTTTGCCCGGGCAGCAGAACTTGCCATCAGAGAAAACGCGGACCTGATTTTGGGAACCGACCCGGATTGTGACCGGGTGGGCCTTCTGGTGAGAGGACCGTCAGGGAAATTTCTCCCCCTCTCCGGCAACCAGACAGGTGTACTCCTTCTTGACTACCTGATTGGTGCCCAAAGACGGTCTGGCAGGCTGCCGCAAAAGGCAATTGTCCTTAAAACCATTGTGACAACCGATATGGCCCGAGCCATAGCGCAAGACAACGGCATCGCGTGCTATGATACCTTTACGGGCTTTCGCTTTCTTGCTCAGCGGATGGAACAGCTGGAGCAGGCAGGGGCGGGCGAGGTGATTTTTTCCTTCGAAGAGGCTTACGGCTGCATGATTGGACACCACGTCAGAGATAAAGACGGGGTATCCACCGCTATGCTGATTGGCGAGATGGCGGCGTGGTACGCTGGGCAAAATTGTTCTCTGTACGATGCCTTGCAAGCCCTCTATACGCGATACGGCTGGTACGGTGAGCGGACTGAGCAGTTTTACCGGACTGGACAGGCGGGAGCCAAGGAAATCGCTGACTTTATGACCCACTTGCGGGAAGCGCCGCCGAAGCAGATCCTGGGAACTCGGGTGGTTGCTGTCCGGGACTATCTCTCCGATGACCAACAGAGCAAGGAACGAAAGCGTTCTGCCCCCGCCCAAGCCTCCAACGTATTGCGGCTGGTGCTACAAGACGGTGCTGAACTGGTTGTTCGGCCCTCTGGTACCGAACCTAAAATCAAATTTTATATTCTGGTCTGCGGCGATACCCCTGAAAAACGGGATGCGCTTCTGGAACGGTATGCGTCCTGGATCAACGGATTGGAAATTGCCCGCTGA